The DNA sequence GCGGCCGCCCGCGCCAAGTACGGCGACGGCGAGGAGCTCAAGGCGGTCCTCGACGCGTGGGCGCAGGTCAAGGTACCGGCGACCTGATCCGGCCGGAAGCCGTCGGGCCCGCCGGGGCCGCCTGGCGGGGCGCCGGAGCCTGGAGTAGACAGGACCCATGCGTATCCAGGTGAAGCGCACCGGAGGGTTCGGCGGCATCGAGCGGCACGCGGAGGTGGACACCACCGCGCGCCCCGACGCCCACGAGTGGCACGCCCTGGCCGAGCGGGCCGTGGCCGACGGCCGGGGCGAGCCACCGATCGGCGTGCCCGACGGCTTCAGCTACCAGATCACCGTCGACGGGCGGACCGTGTACTGCGCGGACCCGCGCCTGACCGACGACCAGCGCCAGCTCATCACCCGGGTCCTGAAGGAGGGCTCGTAGGCGGCGGACGTCCGCCGCAACACCCCGTGCGCGCACGGGCGTTGACTTCCCTCACGGCCGGTGCGGATGATCCCGCGCATGGCGACCATCCCCCCGGGGCCCCGCGCCCCGCTGCCCCCGTTCCCGCGCGACTTCCTGTGGGGCGTGGCCACGTCGGCCCACCAGATCGAGGGCGCCGCCGACGAGCGCGGCCCGTCGGTGTGGGACGCCTTCACGGCCCTGCCGGGGAACGTGAAGGACGGCACCACCGCCGCCGTGGCCTGCGACCACGTGCGCCGCTACCGCGAGGACGTGGCGCTCGTCCGTGACCTGGG is a window from the Streptomyces spectabilis genome containing:
- a CDS encoding protealysin inhibitor emfourin, coding for MRIQVKRTGGFGGIERHAEVDTTARPDAHEWHALAERAVADGRGEPPIGVPDGFSYQITVDGRTVYCADPRLTDDQRQLITRVLKEGS